TAAGATACGCGGCATCGCGCACATAACCGGCGGGGGGCTTACGGAGAACGTCCCGAGGATACTGCCGAAGGGGGTTAAGGCCGTGATAGATAAAAGTTCCTGGCCGCTGCCCCCGGTATTCAAGCTCATCCGGGACGGCGGCGGCATATCCGAAGCCGAGATGCTCAGGACCTTCAACTGCGGCATAGGCATGGTGCTGGTGGTACGGAGCGCCGAGAGCCGGGCAGTAGTTAAAAAACTCGAACGGATGGGCGAGAAGGCCCGGGCCATTGGAGTGGTGGCCGGAAAAGGGAGAGGACGCCCCGCCGTCGAATTCGTATGAACATGCCCGCCTTAGCGGACAGGAATGCGTAGCGCCCTCGAAATAGTCCGCCGCCGGCCACAACTACGAGGCGCTCAGGATAAACCCGGCCTTCACCCCGGCATACAGCGAGCTTAAGTTCCACCTGGCCGAACTGGAGCTCTTCTCCGGAGCGAGGAGCTACGTTGCCGACATGCACCTGAAACTCGGGATGCTCTTCATAGAAGAAGATATGTTTGCGGAGTCGCTCCACCACTACACCGAGGCGCTCCGCGTAAGGCCCGAGTACCTCCCGGCACGCATGGCCCTGGGGGCACTCTACGGCCGTACGGGCCGCTACGACAGGGCCGTGGAGGAGTTTCCGGCGTGTCGTCTCCGGCTCGCCCCGGCCAACCCCTCTGCCCACTACAACCTCGGTCTCGCGCACGAGATGAGGGGTTCTATCGACGAGGCCGCCCGCCACTACGGAAAGGCACTGGAACTGGACCCCGACCACCCGAAAGCGAAAAAGCGGCTGGAGAGGATCGAGAGCGGCGGCGGGTAGCCCCCCACCCCAC
The nucleotide sequence above comes from Thermodesulfobacteriota bacterium. Encoded proteins:
- a CDS encoding tetratricopeptide repeat protein, giving the protein MHLKLGMLFIEEDMFAESLHHYTEALRVRPEYLPARMALGALYGRTGRYDRAVEEFPACRLRLAPANPSAHYNLGLAHEMRGSIDEAARHYGKALELDPDHPKAKKRLERIESGGG